In Spirochaetaceae bacterium, the DNA window AAAGAAGCGCTGTCGGCATAAATTACCCCGCTAAAACGGCCGGCTAAGTTATTAACTAGGGCCGTTTTACCTACGGCAGTAGGGCCTAATAAAGCCAGCAGTTTAGTCTTGGTCAATCTTATAACTTACAACTTTGTGCATTACCTCTTTTAAAGCCAGCGATACCACTTTGCCTTCTTCTTTAAAAAAGCTTTCATCGCTGCTTAGGGTGAGTTGGGCTGCCCGCCTAATGGCCACATTGGTAATTTCGTAAATATTTTGGTTACTATCAACAATTTCTTTTAACGGCATATCACTTTTATTCATAACTAACTACTATAACACCTAGTATCGGTTTTGTCAACTATTTTTTTACTATTTAAAAGCTTTTAACCTTAAAGCATTACTAATTACCGCTAAACTGCTAAAGGCCATCGCAAAGGCGGCAAACATAGGGTTAAGCAGCGGCCCGCCAAAAATATGAAAAACTCCCGCCGCCAAAGGCAAGCCGATAATATTATAACTAAAAGCCCAAAAAAGGTTTTGTTTAATGGTGCGCATCGTGGCTTTGCTTAAACGCAAAGCTTTAACTACATCTTGTAAATTATCTTTCATTAACACAATATCGGCTTCATCTAAGGCCACATCGCTGCCACTGGCTACGGCAATACCCACATGCGCTTCGGCTAAAGCAATGGTATCGTTAATGCCATCACCCACCATCGCCACGATACGGCCGCTATCTTTAAGTTCTTTAATTTTTTCGCCTTTACCATCGGGGCGAACTTCGGCAAAAACCGCCTTAATCCCGGCCTGCTGAGCAATAAGCTGGGCCGTCGTGTGGTTATCACCGGTAAGCATAATAGTATTTATCTGCATAGCTGCCAGCTGGGCCATAGCGGCGGCGCTTTCGGTCTTAATAACATCGCGCACCACAAAAACAGCCGCCAACAAATTATTCTGCGCCAAAAAGATAAGCGTACCTTCGGCCTCCAGCTGCTCATAACTCTCCGGTAATTTAATATTATTGTTAAACATTAAATTTTTAGCGCCAAGTAAATAATGATTATCATCAATACCTCCGCTCACGCCTAGTCCGCTTAAAGTAGCAAAATTAGTTAATGGGTACAAACCAAGTTGATTAGCCGTAACAAAAGCTAAAGCCAACGGGTGGCTGCTGCCTTGCTCTAAGCTGGCGGCAAGCTTAACGGCTTCGTTTTCAGTTAGATTGTCATTTATAAGCAAAGTTTTTATTAATTTGGGTTTACCCTCTGTGATGGTGCCGGTTTTATCAAAAACCACGCTATTAACTTTGGCTGCCCGCTCAAAAGCCTCGCCGCCTTTAATCAGTAAACCCAACTGGGCGCCGCGTCCGCTGCCCATCATAATGGCCATTGGTGTAGCAAGGCCAAGCGCGCACGGACAGGCAATAACCAGCACCGCCACCGCAATAGTTAAGGCCGTTGTCAGCGGTGCGCCGGCCAACAACCAGCCGCCAAAAGCAATAATAGCCATCAAGATAACCGCCGGCACAAAAAACTTAGACACCGTATCGGCCAACGCCTCAATAGGCGCACGGCTGGCCTGCGCATCTTCCACCAATTTGGCAATTTGATTAATCAGCATAGCCTCGCCTACCCGGCCGGCACGCATTTTAAAGTAACCATCGGTGTTAATGGTAGCTCCAATTACTTCGGCAGCTTGGCCTTTACTTACTGGGATACTCTCGCCGGTAATCATTTGCTCATCAATATAAGCCGCTCCTTCGGTGATAACGCCGTCGACCGGGACTTTCTCGCCGCTTTTAACAATTAAAATATCACCTTTTTGCACTAAATTTAAAGCAATCTCTTCTTCTCCGCCACCGGCCAACTCTCTGATGGCCGTTTGCGGCGTTAATTTAAGTAATCTTTCGATAGATTGTTTTGCACGGTTTTTATTTTTAAGTTCTAGCATTTTACCCACCAGCACTAAAGTTAAAATGATACCGGCTATCTCAAAGTAAAGGTAATGCGCCGCATGGGCATCGCCCTCTAAAATACGATAAATGCTAAAAAAGCTGTACACAATGGCCGCCGCCGTGCCTACGGCCACAAGGCTATCCATATTGGGCGAAAAATTGATTAAGGCCTTAAAGCCGCGCCGGTAAAAATTAAAGCCGGCTATAACGAGGGGAATAGTTAAAAAAAGCTGCACAAAGGCATTAGTTGTGGCGTCCCGCAGGGCAGTGGTATAAAGAAATTCAAAGTCGTGGCTTGCGTCCACCAGCCTTAGCAGGGACATATAATCGATAACCGCCGGGATAGGCAGCCCAACCTTTGGCCCCATCACCATATAAAATAACGGTGCAGCAAAGATAGCTGCCACAACGACGCGTAACTTTAAAGCCCGCTCTTCTTTGGCGCTATCTTTAGCCTCTGCGCCCAACCATTTATAGCCGGCTTTGTTTACCACCTGCGCCAAAGCAGTCAAATTAGTTTGTTTATTATCAAAACTAATAGCGGCTTTTTCGGTGGCATAATTAACGGTGGCCACACTTACACCGGCGGTTTTGGCTAAGGCCCGTTCCACTCGTTTGGCGCAGGCGGCACAGCTAAGGCCGCCGATATTAATGTTTACTTTTTCGGTCATTATTTAACTACACCCTTTTTTGACTCATATTTTAAATACAAAGATTTTAGCTCGCCTTCAAGCAAACCAAAAATAACTACGGCGTTAGGATTGGTGCAACCTTTTATATAATATGCGTTCATTAATTACTCCTACCTATAAACATTTGTCAGGGTTTTTAACTTTTCATATAAATTTACTACATTATCTACATTTTCTACAGCTAAATTTTGGTAAACAGCCCAACGCAGCGTGCGTTTTTTATCGCCATTATCGTGGTCCTTATAGTTAATAATTAACTGATAACCGGCAAAAGAGCGACCCTATTGCCTCTTAGTTCATTTAATTGCAACCCGGTGATGGTGTTGTAAAAAATGATTTTTTCGTCATCATTTATTTTTAACGCCGAACTGCCTAAAACTATTTTTTTATTTTTAATAAAAAAAGGCAATTTATTGACAATAATAAATAATAAAAAAACCGGCAACACAACAATAAAACGTCTATCGGGCGCTACCAAAGCAGTATTATTAACAACAAGAAACCAAATGATAACCAACTCTATTCCCAACGCATTAACAATAGGGATACGGTATTTTATATTATATTCGTGCATAAATTATTTTTGTATAGGTAGTTACTCATTTAAATAAATAAAAGAGTGGCGACTAGACCACTCTGATAACTTTTTAGCTTTGTTATAATTTAATATTCGCCGGGCGCTAACTCTATACGGGTAATTTGGCGGCGGCGGTTATCTCTGTAAACGTAAACCATTGTTACACCCATGTCTCTAAACTCTTGCAATTCGGGTTGGCCGCTTAAAGCTTCAATTAAGTTGGTACGCACAGCCGCAGTAAAGACGGGTACGTTTACATCGGCTACAGCTATTTCAGTAAGGGTAAAAAGATAAACAATTTTTCCGCCGCGCTCCGAACGAATAGATTCTAACCTTTCGCCTTCGGCGACCATTACGGGTAAACTTATTTCACGGTTTATCTCACGTACTACATTACGTACAAAATTATCTAATTCCCTGTTTGCATAAACATTTACCGTTGCCGTTAGCAAAACCAACACTATAAAAAATTTTGTCAATTTTTTCATAAATTCCTCTCTTAGTATCGGGAGTATACTCCCAAACAAGCTATTTTGTCAACTAAAATTAAGAAAAAGGAAACTATCCATCTGTATAAATATAATTAATTTTATAATTTATCTATATTCTTGATAAGTTAGCTCTATCCGAGTAATTTCGCGCCGGTTTCTGTCCCGATAAACATAAACTATAGTTACCCTATTATCTAGCAAAGGTTGCATTACAGCGGCATTGGCCCTTAAGTTAGCTATTATAACGGGTCGCATCTCGGCAACAAAAGCTACGGCATCAATCTCGGCAGCTGTATGATTTACTAAAGTATAAGTATGCACCATTCTGCCGCCGCGCTCGGCCCTTGTAGAATCCCAGCGCAAGCCGTCGGCAATCATCATCGGCAACCTAATGTGGCGGTTAGTTTCTCTTACCACTTCGCGCACAAAAGCGTCTTGCCCGCTGTCGGCATTATTCGTAGTAGCGCAACCCACTAAGGCCGCCAATAAAATTAAACCTAAATATTTAAGGCCGGCCTTTTTATTAAATTTCATATCTTTTTCTCCCTTAAGGCAATAAAGAGAGTATCAGTTTTCATCATTGATGTCAATCCCCTAATTTGTATTATAACATATAACACTAGATTAAACTATAAAATTACGGGCTTAAAACCTATATAACTTATTAATTACTGCGTAAGACACGGTTAATTATTTGGTCTATGGTGTTATCGGCTGTTTGTACGGTGCGTTGGTTGGCTTCGTAAGCGCGGTTAGCCGCTATCATATTAACCATCTCGCTAATAGCATTAACACTGGAGGTCTCTAAAACCCCTTGCAGCACCTGCGGCCGAGCCGGGTTATCGCGCTCCATTAAAACCGCCTCACCCGAAAGCTGGCTGGCCTGCCACAAACTGCCGCCTTGTTTATTGAGGTAACGGGCGGCATCTTGCCCCATCAAATCGTAAAAATGCACAATTTTAAGCCTGTCAAAAAGTTCTGTTTGTTCCCACTGGTTACCGGTGGCGCTTACCAGCTGCCGTTCGTCATCAAGGTCGTAAACGGCATTGTAAAAAATATTGCCGTCAATATCGATTCTAAAGTTATTTTCCTTCACGCGGATAGGGCCGTTTTCGCCCATCACCCTAAAGCCCTCTTTGGTTACCACATAACCTTCGCGCCCTAAAGTAAACGAACCGTTACGGGTGTAACGTTCGC includes these proteins:
- a CDS encoding flagellar hook-basal body protein — protein: MLRGLWIGTSGMQAQEHRLDVIANNLANVDTNGFKRDVSVMKAFPELLIRRTNDNGVRTMPIGSFDTAPIVGRLGTGVEYNETYTAFEQGSFKETGNDFDIALGSNGIRAEGFFVIETPHGERYTRNGSFTLGREGYVVTKEGFRVMGENGPIRVKENNFRIDIDGNIFYNAVYDLDDERQLVSATGNQWEQTELFDRLKIVHFYDLMGQDAARYLNKQGGSLWQASQLSGEAVLMERDNPARPQVLQGVLETSSVNAISEMVNMIAANRAYEANQRTVQTADNTIDQIINRVLRSN
- a CDS encoding DNA-directed RNA polymerase subunit omega, yielding MNKSDMPLKEIVDSNQNIYEITNVAIRRAAQLTLSSDESFFKEEGKVVSLALKEVMHKVVSYKIDQD
- a CDS encoding heavy metal translocating P-type ATPase, encoding MTEKVNINIGGLSCAACAKRVERALAKTAGVSVATVNYATEKAAISFDNKQTNLTALAQVVNKAGYKWLGAEAKDSAKEERALKLRVVVAAIFAAPLFYMVMGPKVGLPIPAVIDYMSLLRLVDASHDFEFLYTTALRDATTNAFVQLFLTIPLVIAGFNFYRRGFKALINFSPNMDSLVAVGTAAAIVYSFFSIYRILEGDAHAAHYLYFEIAGIILTLVLVGKMLELKNKNRAKQSIERLLKLTPQTAIRELAGGGEEEIALNLVQKGDILIVKSGEKVPVDGVITEGAAYIDEQMITGESIPVSKGQAAEVIGATINTDGYFKMRAGRVGEAMLINQIAKLVEDAQASRAPIEALADTVSKFFVPAVILMAIIAFGGWLLAGAPLTTALTIAVAVLVIACPCALGLATPMAIMMGSGRGAQLGLLIKGGEAFERAAKVNSVVFDKTGTITEGKPKLIKTLLINDNLTENEAVKLAASLEQGSSHPLALAFVTANQLGLYPLTNFATLSGLGVSGGIDDNHYLLGAKNLMFNNNIKLPESYEQLEAEGTLIFLAQNNLLAAVFVVRDVIKTESAAAMAQLAAMQINTIMLTGDNHTTAQLIAQQAGIKAVFAEVRPDGKGEKIKELKDSGRIVAMVGDGINDTIALAEAHVGIAVASGSDVALDEADIVLMKDNLQDVVKALRLSKATMRTIKQNLFWAFSYNIIGLPLAAGVFHIFGGPLLNPMFAAFAMAFSSLAVISNALRLKAFK